The following coding sequences are from one Anguilla anguilla isolate fAngAng1 chromosome 12, fAngAng1.pri, whole genome shotgun sequence window:
- the ccdc150 gene encoding coiled-coil domain-containing protein 150 isoform X2 has translation METILQEVTCMRAMSRAAIQPLHIGATAPETLSIVQQHLLVAEEQTEALIEDMGSLGVPCEQLLDSPALGQDGCQRPVSPVRVWPAAGGLGGLGGAAALWRSCEALVSRMCRLESILHSLKLTTFRLETERQLNPSNSAHVMEQLSALQRESEEEQRAARKEVLRVQDQLWQACQERDEALEEAQRLREELEVATTSKMDVALAAEDLKVIKVQMTEKLLELKLQLSQESDCRLEAQQIHSALLQRVKEMEGVVELEREQVQVLQADCQALQCERQDVRRALKEQAERAGQLEKQCQQLRDKADVKDSIISQLTDEVKIAHLALQRLQQENSRLQKDDNLKTAAEKVQSLNVQLEGQCSELNAALRSLAVENARLVSEHQAELKAERERVLQQLQEQDLLLDAARRNIQAELQGALKDRLRLQQDLDTLRRDHEQLQQSSRVAQETAGAQRERLESTIDRLRAELSGAGKEGEAAKRERECALAEMQNRVSKLEKERSSLQTQLTKAKSREVQLQLELNSQNEPKQQDKKNSMLEKKYAKASAELSSWKLKCQKLEQNLTQVEASLERREKELALAKAARDDAVLDYQALRDQMESLQDLHRSKVCQLEGQLGARCQDGEWVAQTLQGMLASHARQKSSSDSLQAELGGREEEVITLKTERVQIQQDVERLQTQVEKLQHDLIATDAEMEPLRKALETVSLDNKQLAQTLEQALLANNQLVGRLSRAQDQQENVQSQHRQLLSQREAELRDTREEVTWLADHLESVKEQLKKERNGQRRASHREVTELKKALDEATSRSGDLSRANRELREKVGELEKAVSNQKARNKDLNTQLKQFVESRAVMASSLRMKEMEEALKGLESLKDEYQRRNNEQSQLIQRFQSELQRLTSSQEGELETEREHRLVLQDKCQRLEENMRQLRRSRDEAEERLREASVESQQITENLIEAHSWFRSNFHTLKKELGKTKKKKELAAKKLSSLGNTKEGTLSTSTDCENEDQSEPITTRPKRNHWTSTMQRRETKRELAHISGQYRLTGHKDRLTHGQTDK, from the exons ATGGAAACCATACTGCAGGAAGTAACCTGTATGCGAG CGATGTCTCGAGCTGCAATCCAGCCCCTCCACATAGGGGCCACGGCCCCAGAAACCTTGTCCATAGTGCAGCAGCACCTCCTGGTGGCAGAGGAGCAGACAGAGGCGCTCATCGAAGACATGGGGTCCCTGGGGGTCCCGTGTGAGCAGCTCCTGGATTCCCCTGCCTTGGGGCAGGACGGCTGCCAGCGACCTGTGAGCCCAGTGCGGGTTTGGCCGGCAGCGGGGGGCTTGGGCGGCTTGGGGGGCGCGGCGGCTCTGTGGCGCAGCTGTGAGGCGCTGGTGAGTCGCATGTGTCGCCTGGAGAGCATTTTGCACTCGCTCAAACTCACCACCTTCCGCCTGGAGACGGAGAGACAGCTGAATCCTTCTAACTCCG CGCATGTGATGGAGCAGCTGTCTGCTCtgcagagggagagtgaggaggaGCAGCGGGCGGCTCGGAAGGAGGTGTTGCGGGTTCAGGACCAGCTGTGGCAGGCATGCCAGGAGCGGGACGAGGCCCTGGAGGAGGCGCAGAGGCtgagggaggagctggaggtTGCCACCACTTCCAAG ATGGACGTGGCTCTGGCTGCGGAGGATCTGAAGGTGATCAAGGTGCAGATGACTGAGAAGCTGTTGGAG cTGAAGTTGCAACTGTCTCAGGAATCAGACTGCCGCTTAGAGGCACAGCAAATCCACAGTGCTTTACTGCAGAGGGtgaaggagatggagggagtGGTGGAGTTGGAAAGAGAACAG GTGCAGGTCCTGCAGGCGGACTGCCAGGCCCTGCAGTGTGAGAGACAGGACGTCCGGCGGGCGCTGAAGGAACAGGCGGAGCGAGCTGGTCAGCTGGAGAAACAGTGCCAGCAGCTCAGGGACAAAGCCG atgTCAAGGATTCCATCATTTCCCAGCTGACTGATGAAGTGAAA ATTGCCCATCTGGCCCTCCAAAGACTGCAGCAAGAGAACAGCAGGCTACAGAAGGATGACAAcctgaaaacagcagcagaaaaaGTACAG AGCCTGAACGTGCAGCTGGAGGGTCAGTGTTCAGAGCTGAACGCCGCTCTGCGCTCCCTGGCTGTGGAGAACGCCCGACTTGTATCTGAGCACCAGGCAGAGCTTAAG GCAGAGCGGGAGCGTgtgctccagcagctccaggagCAGGACTTGCTTCTGGACGCCGCGCGGCGCAACATCCAGGCGgagctgcagggggcgctgaaGGATCGGCTCAGACTGCAGCAGGATCT CGATACCTTGCGGCGCGACCacgagcagctgcagcagagctcCAGGGTTGCCCAGGAGACGGCTGGCGCTCAGAGGGAGCGCTTGGAGAGTACAATCGATAGGCTTCGGGCCGAGCTGAGCGGTgctgggaaggagggagaggccgcaaagagagagagggaatgcgCGCTGGCTGAG aTGCAAAACAGAGTGAgcaagctggagaaggagaggagttCTCTGCAGACACAGCTGACCAAAGCCAAG tccaGGGAGGTGCAACTGCAGCTTGAGTTGAACAGCCAGAATGAGCCCAAACAGCAAGACAAAAAGAACAGCATGCTGGAGAAGAAGTACGCAAAG GCCAGCGCTGAGCTCAGCTCGTGGAAGTTGAAGTGTCAGAAGCTGGAGCAGAATCTGACACAG GTGGAGGCGTCtctggagaggagggagaaggagcTCGCCCTGGCCAAAGCGGCTCGGGACGACGCCGTGCTGGATTACCAGGCCCTCCGGGACCAGATGGAGAGCCTGCAGGACCTGCACAGGAGCAAG GTGTGCCAGCTGGAGGGGCAGCTGGGGGCGAGGTGCCAGGACGGGGAATGGGTGGCACAGACGCTGCAGGGCATGCTGGCATCCCACGCCCGTCAGAAGAGCAGCTCCGACAGCCTGCAGGCTGAGctggggggcagagaggaggaggtcaTCACCCTGAAGACAGAGAG ggtaCAGATTCAGCAGGACGTAGAAAGGTTACAGACACAGGTGGAGAAGCTCCAACATGATCTAATTGCAACAGACGCAGAG ATGGAGCCCTTGCGTAAGGCCCTGGAGACGGTCAGTCTGGACAACAAGCAGCTTGCCCAGACACTGGAACAGGCCCTGCTCGCCAATAACCAGTTAGTAGGCCGGCTGAGCAGGGCCCAGGACCAGCAGGAGAACGTTCAGAGCCAGCACCGGCAGCTGCTCtctcagag GGAGGCAGAACTAAGGGATACCAGGGAGGAAGTGACATGGCTGGCTGATCATCTGGAATCTGTGAAGGAGCAGTTGAAGAAAGAGAGGAACGGTCAGAGGAGGGCGTCACACAGGGAGGTCACTGAG ctGAAGAAAGCTCTGGATGAGGCAACTTCCAGATCAGGTGACCTCTCCAGGGCCAATCGGGAGCTACGGGAGAAGGTGGGTGAGCTGGAGAAAGCGGTGTCCAATCAGAAAGCCCGAAACAAGGATCTGAACACTCAGCTGAAGCAGTTTGTGGAGAGTCGGGCAGTTATGGCCAGCTCACTGAGAATGAAG gAGATGGAGGAGGCTCTGAAGGGTCTGGAGAGCCTGAAGGACGAGTACCAGAGGAGAAATAATGAGCAG AGTCAGCTGATCCAACGGTTCCAATCTGAGCTGCAGCGTCTGACCTCCAGCCAGGAGGGGGAGctggagacagaaagagaacacCGCCTGGTGCTGCAGGATAAGTGTcag AGGCTGGAGGAGAACATGAGGCAGCTGAGGCGGAGCAGAGACGAGGCGGaggagaggctgagagaggcCAGCGTGGAGTCGCAGCAG ATCACTGAGAACCTCATTGAAGCTCACAGCTGGTTCCGGTCCAATTTCCACACCCTGAAGAAGGAACTGGGGAAGACCAAGAAAAAGAAGGAACTGGCAGCGAAGAAGCTTAGTTCCCTGGGGAACACAAAGGAGGGGACACTCAGTACATCAACTGATTGTGAAAATGAG gaccagagcgAACCAATCACCACGAGGCCGAAGCGGAACCACTGGACCTCCACGATGCAGCGCCGGGAGACCAAGAGGGAGCTGGCCCACATCTCGGGCCAATACAGACTTACAGGACACAAGGACAGGCTGACGCACGGACAAACTGACAAATGA
- the ccdc150 gene encoding coiled-coil domain-containing protein 150 isoform X3: MSRAAIQPLHIGATAPETLSIVQQHLLVAEEQTEALIEDMGSLGVPCEQLLDSPALGQDGCQRPVSPVRVWPAAGGLGGLGGAAALWRSCEALVSRMCRLESILHSLKLTTFRLETERQLNPSNSAHVMEQLSALQRESEEEQRAARKEVLRVQDQLWQACQERDEALEEAQRLREELEVATTSKMDVALAAEDLKVIKVQMTEKLLELKLQLSQESDCRLEAQQIHSALLQRVKEMEGVVELEREQVQVLQADCQALQCERQDVRRALKEQAERAGQLEKQCQQLRDKADVKDSIISQLTDEVKIAHLALQRLQQENSRLQKDDNLKTAAEKVQSLNVQLEGQCSELNAALRSLAVENARLVSEHQAELKAERERVLQQLQEQDLLLDAARRNIQAELQGALKDRLRLQQDLDTLRRDHEQLQQSSRVAQETAGAQRERLESTIDRLRAELSGAGKEGEAAKRERECALAEMQNRVSKLEKERSSLQTQLTKAKSREVQLQLELNSQNEPKQQDKKNSMLEKKYAKASAELSSWKLKCQKLEQNLTQVEASLERREKELALAKAARDDAVLDYQALRDQMESLQDLHRSKVCQLEGQLGARCQDGEWVAQTLQGMLASHARQKSSSDSLQAELGGREEEVITLKTERVQIQQDVERLQTQVEKLQHDLIATDAEMEPLRKALETVSLDNKQLAQTLEQALLANNQLVGRLSRAQDQQENVQSQHRQLLSQREAELRDTREEVTWLADHLESVKEQLKKERNGQRRASHREVTELKKALDEATSRSGDLSRANRELREKVGELEKAVSNQKARNKDLNTQLKQFVESRAVMASSLRMKEMEEALKGLESLKDEYQRRNNEQSQLIQRFQSELQRLTSSQEGELETEREHRLVLQDKCQRLEENMRQLRRSRDEAEERLREASVESQQITENLIEAHSWFRSNFHTLKKELGKTKKKKELAAKKLSSLGNTKEGTLSTSTDCENEDQSEPITTRPKRNHWTSTMQRRETKRELAHISGQYRLTGHKDRLTHGQTDK, translated from the exons ATGTCTCGAGCTGCAATCCAGCCCCTCCACATAGGGGCCACGGCCCCAGAAACCTTGTCCATAGTGCAGCAGCACCTCCTGGTGGCAGAGGAGCAGACAGAGGCGCTCATCGAAGACATGGGGTCCCTGGGGGTCCCGTGTGAGCAGCTCCTGGATTCCCCTGCCTTGGGGCAGGACGGCTGCCAGCGACCTGTGAGCCCAGTGCGGGTTTGGCCGGCAGCGGGGGGCTTGGGCGGCTTGGGGGGCGCGGCGGCTCTGTGGCGCAGCTGTGAGGCGCTGGTGAGTCGCATGTGTCGCCTGGAGAGCATTTTGCACTCGCTCAAACTCACCACCTTCCGCCTGGAGACGGAGAGACAGCTGAATCCTTCTAACTCCG CGCATGTGATGGAGCAGCTGTCTGCTCtgcagagggagagtgaggaggaGCAGCGGGCGGCTCGGAAGGAGGTGTTGCGGGTTCAGGACCAGCTGTGGCAGGCATGCCAGGAGCGGGACGAGGCCCTGGAGGAGGCGCAGAGGCtgagggaggagctggaggtTGCCACCACTTCCAAG ATGGACGTGGCTCTGGCTGCGGAGGATCTGAAGGTGATCAAGGTGCAGATGACTGAGAAGCTGTTGGAG cTGAAGTTGCAACTGTCTCAGGAATCAGACTGCCGCTTAGAGGCACAGCAAATCCACAGTGCTTTACTGCAGAGGGtgaaggagatggagggagtGGTGGAGTTGGAAAGAGAACAG GTGCAGGTCCTGCAGGCGGACTGCCAGGCCCTGCAGTGTGAGAGACAGGACGTCCGGCGGGCGCTGAAGGAACAGGCGGAGCGAGCTGGTCAGCTGGAGAAACAGTGCCAGCAGCTCAGGGACAAAGCCG atgTCAAGGATTCCATCATTTCCCAGCTGACTGATGAAGTGAAA ATTGCCCATCTGGCCCTCCAAAGACTGCAGCAAGAGAACAGCAGGCTACAGAAGGATGACAAcctgaaaacagcagcagaaaaaGTACAG AGCCTGAACGTGCAGCTGGAGGGTCAGTGTTCAGAGCTGAACGCCGCTCTGCGCTCCCTGGCTGTGGAGAACGCCCGACTTGTATCTGAGCACCAGGCAGAGCTTAAG GCAGAGCGGGAGCGTgtgctccagcagctccaggagCAGGACTTGCTTCTGGACGCCGCGCGGCGCAACATCCAGGCGgagctgcagggggcgctgaaGGATCGGCTCAGACTGCAGCAGGATCT CGATACCTTGCGGCGCGACCacgagcagctgcagcagagctcCAGGGTTGCCCAGGAGACGGCTGGCGCTCAGAGGGAGCGCTTGGAGAGTACAATCGATAGGCTTCGGGCCGAGCTGAGCGGTgctgggaaggagggagaggccgcaaagagagagagggaatgcgCGCTGGCTGAG aTGCAAAACAGAGTGAgcaagctggagaaggagaggagttCTCTGCAGACACAGCTGACCAAAGCCAAG tccaGGGAGGTGCAACTGCAGCTTGAGTTGAACAGCCAGAATGAGCCCAAACAGCAAGACAAAAAGAACAGCATGCTGGAGAAGAAGTACGCAAAG GCCAGCGCTGAGCTCAGCTCGTGGAAGTTGAAGTGTCAGAAGCTGGAGCAGAATCTGACACAG GTGGAGGCGTCtctggagaggagggagaaggagcTCGCCCTGGCCAAAGCGGCTCGGGACGACGCCGTGCTGGATTACCAGGCCCTCCGGGACCAGATGGAGAGCCTGCAGGACCTGCACAGGAGCAAG GTGTGCCAGCTGGAGGGGCAGCTGGGGGCGAGGTGCCAGGACGGGGAATGGGTGGCACAGACGCTGCAGGGCATGCTGGCATCCCACGCCCGTCAGAAGAGCAGCTCCGACAGCCTGCAGGCTGAGctggggggcagagaggaggaggtcaTCACCCTGAAGACAGAGAG ggtaCAGATTCAGCAGGACGTAGAAAGGTTACAGACACAGGTGGAGAAGCTCCAACATGATCTAATTGCAACAGACGCAGAG ATGGAGCCCTTGCGTAAGGCCCTGGAGACGGTCAGTCTGGACAACAAGCAGCTTGCCCAGACACTGGAACAGGCCCTGCTCGCCAATAACCAGTTAGTAGGCCGGCTGAGCAGGGCCCAGGACCAGCAGGAGAACGTTCAGAGCCAGCACCGGCAGCTGCTCtctcagag GGAGGCAGAACTAAGGGATACCAGGGAGGAAGTGACATGGCTGGCTGATCATCTGGAATCTGTGAAGGAGCAGTTGAAGAAAGAGAGGAACGGTCAGAGGAGGGCGTCACACAGGGAGGTCACTGAG ctGAAGAAAGCTCTGGATGAGGCAACTTCCAGATCAGGTGACCTCTCCAGGGCCAATCGGGAGCTACGGGAGAAGGTGGGTGAGCTGGAGAAAGCGGTGTCCAATCAGAAAGCCCGAAACAAGGATCTGAACACTCAGCTGAAGCAGTTTGTGGAGAGTCGGGCAGTTATGGCCAGCTCACTGAGAATGAAG gAGATGGAGGAGGCTCTGAAGGGTCTGGAGAGCCTGAAGGACGAGTACCAGAGGAGAAATAATGAGCAG AGTCAGCTGATCCAACGGTTCCAATCTGAGCTGCAGCGTCTGACCTCCAGCCAGGAGGGGGAGctggagacagaaagagaacacCGCCTGGTGCTGCAGGATAAGTGTcag AGGCTGGAGGAGAACATGAGGCAGCTGAGGCGGAGCAGAGACGAGGCGGaggagaggctgagagaggcCAGCGTGGAGTCGCAGCAG ATCACTGAGAACCTCATTGAAGCTCACAGCTGGTTCCGGTCCAATTTCCACACCCTGAAGAAGGAACTGGGGAAGACCAAGAAAAAGAAGGAACTGGCAGCGAAGAAGCTTAGTTCCCTGGGGAACACAAAGGAGGGGACACTCAGTACATCAACTGATTGTGAAAATGAG gaccagagcgAACCAATCACCACGAGGCCGAAGCGGAACCACTGGACCTCCACGATGCAGCGCCGGGAGACCAAGAGGGAGCTGGCCCACATCTCGGGCCAATACAGACTTACAGGACACAAGGACAGGCTGACGCACGGACAAACTGACAAATGA
- the ccdc150 gene encoding coiled-coil domain-containing protein 150 isoform X1 — translation MSRAAIQPLHIGATAPETLSIVQQHLLVAEEQTEALIEDMGSLGVPCEQLLDSPALGQDGCQRPVSPVRVWPAAGGLGGLGGAAALWRSCEALVSRMCRLESILHSLKLTTFRLETERQLNPSNSAHVMEQLSALQRESEEEQRAARKEVLRVQDQLWQACQERDEALEEAQRLREELEVATTSKMDVALAAEDLKVIKVQMTEKLLELKLQLSQESDCRLEAQQIHSALLQRVKEMEGVVELEREQVQVLQADCQALQCERQDVRRALKEQAERAGQLEKQCQQLRDKADVKDSIISQLTDEVKIAHLALQRLQQENSRLQKDDNLKTAAEKVQSLNVQLEGQCSELNAALRSLAVENARLVSEHQAELKAERERVLQQLQEQDLLLDAARRNIQAELQGALKDRLRLQQDLDTLRRDHEQLQQSSRVAQETAGAQRERLESTIDRLRAELSGAGKEGEAAKRERECALAEMQNRVSKLEKERSSLQTQLTKAKSREVQLQLELNSQNEPKQQDKKNSMLEKKYAKVEASLERREKELALAKAARDDAVLDYQALRDQMESLQDLHRSKVCQLEGQLGARCQDGEWVAQTLQGMLASHARQKSSSDSLQAELGGREEEVITLKTERVQIQQDVERLQTQVEKLQHDLIATDAEMEPLRKALETVSLDNKQLAQTLEQALLANNQLVGRLSRAQDQQENVQSQHRQLLSQREAELRDTREEVTWLADHLESVKEQLKKERNGQRRASHREVTELKKALDEATSRSGDLSRANRELREKVGELEKAVSNQKARNKDLNTQLKQFVESRAVMASSLRMKEMEEALKGLESLKDEYQRRNNEQSQLIQRFQSELQRLTSSQEGELETEREHRLVLQDKCQRLEENMRQLRRSRDEAEERLREASVESQQITENLIEAHSWFRSNFHTLKKELGKTKKKKELAAKKLSSLGNTKEGTLSTSTDCENEDQSEPITTRPKRNHWTSTMQRRETKRELAHISGQYRLTGHKDRLTHGQTDK, via the exons ATGTCTCGAGCTGCAATCCAGCCCCTCCACATAGGGGCCACGGCCCCAGAAACCTTGTCCATAGTGCAGCAGCACCTCCTGGTGGCAGAGGAGCAGACAGAGGCGCTCATCGAAGACATGGGGTCCCTGGGGGTCCCGTGTGAGCAGCTCCTGGATTCCCCTGCCTTGGGGCAGGACGGCTGCCAGCGACCTGTGAGCCCAGTGCGGGTTTGGCCGGCAGCGGGGGGCTTGGGCGGCTTGGGGGGCGCGGCGGCTCTGTGGCGCAGCTGTGAGGCGCTGGTGAGTCGCATGTGTCGCCTGGAGAGCATTTTGCACTCGCTCAAACTCACCACCTTCCGCCTGGAGACGGAGAGACAGCTGAATCCTTCTAACTCCG CGCATGTGATGGAGCAGCTGTCTGCTCtgcagagggagagtgaggaggaGCAGCGGGCGGCTCGGAAGGAGGTGTTGCGGGTTCAGGACCAGCTGTGGCAGGCATGCCAGGAGCGGGACGAGGCCCTGGAGGAGGCGCAGAGGCtgagggaggagctggaggtTGCCACCACTTCCAAG ATGGACGTGGCTCTGGCTGCGGAGGATCTGAAGGTGATCAAGGTGCAGATGACTGAGAAGCTGTTGGAG cTGAAGTTGCAACTGTCTCAGGAATCAGACTGCCGCTTAGAGGCACAGCAAATCCACAGTGCTTTACTGCAGAGGGtgaaggagatggagggagtGGTGGAGTTGGAAAGAGAACAG GTGCAGGTCCTGCAGGCGGACTGCCAGGCCCTGCAGTGTGAGAGACAGGACGTCCGGCGGGCGCTGAAGGAACAGGCGGAGCGAGCTGGTCAGCTGGAGAAACAGTGCCAGCAGCTCAGGGACAAAGCCG atgTCAAGGATTCCATCATTTCCCAGCTGACTGATGAAGTGAAA ATTGCCCATCTGGCCCTCCAAAGACTGCAGCAAGAGAACAGCAGGCTACAGAAGGATGACAAcctgaaaacagcagcagaaaaaGTACAG AGCCTGAACGTGCAGCTGGAGGGTCAGTGTTCAGAGCTGAACGCCGCTCTGCGCTCCCTGGCTGTGGAGAACGCCCGACTTGTATCTGAGCACCAGGCAGAGCTTAAG GCAGAGCGGGAGCGTgtgctccagcagctccaggagCAGGACTTGCTTCTGGACGCCGCGCGGCGCAACATCCAGGCGgagctgcagggggcgctgaaGGATCGGCTCAGACTGCAGCAGGATCT CGATACCTTGCGGCGCGACCacgagcagctgcagcagagctcCAGGGTTGCCCAGGAGACGGCTGGCGCTCAGAGGGAGCGCTTGGAGAGTACAATCGATAGGCTTCGGGCCGAGCTGAGCGGTgctgggaaggagggagaggccgcaaagagagagagggaatgcgCGCTGGCTGAG aTGCAAAACAGAGTGAgcaagctggagaaggagaggagttCTCTGCAGACACAGCTGACCAAAGCCAAG tccaGGGAGGTGCAACTGCAGCTTGAGTTGAACAGCCAGAATGAGCCCAAACAGCAAGACAAAAAGAACAGCATGCTGGAGAAGAAGTACGCAAAG GTGGAGGCGTCtctggagaggagggagaaggagcTCGCCCTGGCCAAAGCGGCTCGGGACGACGCCGTGCTGGATTACCAGGCCCTCCGGGACCAGATGGAGAGCCTGCAGGACCTGCACAGGAGCAAG GTGTGCCAGCTGGAGGGGCAGCTGGGGGCGAGGTGCCAGGACGGGGAATGGGTGGCACAGACGCTGCAGGGCATGCTGGCATCCCACGCCCGTCAGAAGAGCAGCTCCGACAGCCTGCAGGCTGAGctggggggcagagaggaggaggtcaTCACCCTGAAGACAGAGAG ggtaCAGATTCAGCAGGACGTAGAAAGGTTACAGACACAGGTGGAGAAGCTCCAACATGATCTAATTGCAACAGACGCAGAG ATGGAGCCCTTGCGTAAGGCCCTGGAGACGGTCAGTCTGGACAACAAGCAGCTTGCCCAGACACTGGAACAGGCCCTGCTCGCCAATAACCAGTTAGTAGGCCGGCTGAGCAGGGCCCAGGACCAGCAGGAGAACGTTCAGAGCCAGCACCGGCAGCTGCTCtctcagag GGAGGCAGAACTAAGGGATACCAGGGAGGAAGTGACATGGCTGGCTGATCATCTGGAATCTGTGAAGGAGCAGTTGAAGAAAGAGAGGAACGGTCAGAGGAGGGCGTCACACAGGGAGGTCACTGAG ctGAAGAAAGCTCTGGATGAGGCAACTTCCAGATCAGGTGACCTCTCCAGGGCCAATCGGGAGCTACGGGAGAAGGTGGGTGAGCTGGAGAAAGCGGTGTCCAATCAGAAAGCCCGAAACAAGGATCTGAACACTCAGCTGAAGCAGTTTGTGGAGAGTCGGGCAGTTATGGCCAGCTCACTGAGAATGAAG gAGATGGAGGAGGCTCTGAAGGGTCTGGAGAGCCTGAAGGACGAGTACCAGAGGAGAAATAATGAGCAG AGTCAGCTGATCCAACGGTTCCAATCTGAGCTGCAGCGTCTGACCTCCAGCCAGGAGGGGGAGctggagacagaaagagaacacCGCCTGGTGCTGCAGGATAAGTGTcag AGGCTGGAGGAGAACATGAGGCAGCTGAGGCGGAGCAGAGACGAGGCGGaggagaggctgagagaggcCAGCGTGGAGTCGCAGCAG ATCACTGAGAACCTCATTGAAGCTCACAGCTGGTTCCGGTCCAATTTCCACACCCTGAAGAAGGAACTGGGGAAGACCAAGAAAAAGAAGGAACTGGCAGCGAAGAAGCTTAGTTCCCTGGGGAACACAAAGGAGGGGACACTCAGTACATCAACTGATTGTGAAAATGAG gaccagagcgAACCAATCACCACGAGGCCGAAGCGGAACCACTGGACCTCCACGATGCAGCGCCGGGAGACCAAGAGGGAGCTGGCCCACATCTCGGGCCAATACAGACTTACAGGACACAAGGACAGGCTGACGCACGGACAAACTGACAAATGA